The Macaca nemestrina isolate mMacNem1 chromosome 12, mMacNem.hap1, whole genome shotgun sequence genome contains a region encoding:
- the LOC105494128 gene encoding LOW QUALITY PROTEIN: N-acetyl-beta-glucosaminyl-glycoprotein 4-beta-N-acetylgalactosaminyltransferase 1 (The sequence of the model RefSeq protein was modified relative to this genomic sequence to represent the inferred CDS: deleted 1 base in 1 codon): protein MPRLPVKKIRKQMKLLLLLLLLSCAAWLTYVHLGLVRQGRALRQRLGYGRDGEKLTSVTDGRGVHAAPSTQRAEDSSESREEEQAPEGQDLDMLFPAGAGKLPLNFTHQTPPWREEYKGQVNLHVFEDWCGGAVGHLRRNLHFPLFPHTRTTVKKLAVSPKWKNYGLRIFGFIHPARDGDVQFSVASDDNSEFWLSPDESPAAAQLVAFVGKTGSEWTAPGEFTKFSSQVSKPRRLMASRRYYFELLHKQDDRGSDHVEVGWRAFLPGLKFEVISSAHISLYTDESALKMDHVAHVPQSPASHVGGRPPQEDTSADMLRPDPRDTFFLTPRMESSSLENVLEPCAYAPTYVVKDFPIARYQGLQFVYLSFVYPNDYTRLTHMETDNKCFYRESPLYLERFGFYKYMKMDKEEGDEDEEEEVQRRAFLFLNPDDFLDDEDEGELLDSLEPTEAAPSRSGPPSSAPAVHAEPGATPAPPTPPRPRDEGTPRHSRALSWASRAARPLPLFLGRAPPPRPAAEQQPPKVYVTRVRPGQRASPRAPAPRAPWPPFPGVFLHPRPLPRVQLRAPPRPPRPHGRRTGGPQATQPRPPARAQATQGGQEGQARTLGPAVPTVDSNLSSEARPVTSFLSLSQVSGPQLPGEGEEEEEGEDDGAPGDEAASEDSEEAAGPALGRWREDAIDWQRTFSVGAVDFELLRSDWNDLRCNVSGNLQLPEAEAVDVAAQYMERLNARHGGRFALLRIVNVEKRRDSARGSRFLLELELQERGGGRLRLSEYVFLRLPGAHVGDADRGSPEPAPAASVRPDGRPELCRPLRLAWRQDVMVHFIVPVKNQARWVAQFLADMAALHARTGDSRFSVVLVDFESEDMDVERALRTARLPRYQYLRRTGNFERSAGLQAGVDAVEDASSIVFLCDLHIHFPPNILDGIRKHCVEGRLAFAPVVMRLSCGSSPRDPHGYWEVNGFGLFGIYKSDFDRVGGMNTEEFRDQWGGEDWELLDRVLQAGLEVERLRLRNFYHHYHSKRGMWSVRSRKGSHTGAS, encoded by the exons ATGCCGCGGCTCCCGGTGAAGAAGATCCGCAAACAGAtgaagctgctgctgctgctgctgctgctgagctGCGCCGCGTGGCTCACCTACGTGCACCTGGGCCTGGTGCGCCAGGGCCGAGCGCTGCGCCAGCGCCTGGGCTACGGGCGAG ATGGTGAGAAGCTGACCAGTGTGACCGACGGCCGGGGTGTCCATGCTGCGCCATCCACACAGAGGGCTGAGGACTCCAGTGAGAGCCGTGAAGAGGAGCAGGCG CCCGAAGGTCAGGATCTAGATATGCTGTTTCCTGCAGGGGCTGGGAAGCTGCCACTGAACTTCACCCATCAGACACCCCCATGGCGGGAGGAG TACAAGGGGCAGGTGAACCTGCACGTGTTTGAGGACTGGTGTGGGGGCGCCGTGGGCCACCTGAGGAGGAACCTGCACTTCCCGCTGTTCCCTCAT ACTCGCACCACCGTGAAGAAGTTGGCCGTGTCCCCCAAGTGGAAGAACTATGGACTCCGTATTTTTGGTTTCATCCACCCAGCGAGGGATG GAGACGTCCAGTTTTCTGTGGCCTCAGACGACAACTCGGAGTTCTGGCTGAGTCCGGATGAAAGCCCCGCTGCTGCTCAGCTTGTGGCCTTTGTGGGCAAg ACTGGTTCCGAGTGGACAGCGCCTGGAGAATTCACCAAGTTCAGCTCCCAGGTGTCCAAGCCCAGGCG GCTCATGGCCTCCCGGAGGTACTACTTTGAGTTGCTGCACAAGCAGGACGACCGCGGCTCGGACCACGTGGAAGTGGGC TGGCGAGCTTTCCTGCCCGGCCTGAAGTTCGAGGTCATCAGCTCTGCTCACATCTCCCTGTACACAG ATGAGTCAGCCCTGAAGATGGACCACGTGGCCCACGTCCCCCAGTCTCCAGCCAGCCACGTGGGGGGGCGTCCGCCGCAGGAGGACACCAGCGCAGACATGCTGCGGCCAGATCCCAGGGACACGTTTTTCCTCA CTCCGCGCATGGAATCTTCGAGCCTGGAGAACGTGCTGGAGCCCTGTGCCTACGCCCCCACCTACGTGGTCAAGGACTTCCCCATCGCCAGATACCAGGGACTGCAATTT GTGTACCTGTCCTTCGTTTATCCCAACGACTACACCCGCCTCACCCACATGGAGACGGACAACAAGTGCTTCTACCGCGAGTCTCCGCTGTACCTGGAGAG GTTTGGGTTTTATAAGTACATGAAGATGGACAAGGAGGAGGGGGACGAGGATGAAGAAGAGGAGGTGCAGCGCCGAGCCTTCCTCTTCCTCAACCCGGACG ACTTCCTGGACGACGAGGACGAGGGGGAGCTGCTCGACAGCCTGGAGCCCACGGAGGCGGCCCCGTCCAGGAGCGGCCCCCCGTCCTCCGCCCCAGCGGTCCACGCGGAGCCCGGAGCCACCCCTGCTCCGCCAACCCCTCCCCGTCCCCGGGACGAGGGGACCCCCAGGCACTCCCGGGCCCTGAGCTGGGCCTCCCGGGCCGCCCGCCCCTTGCCGCTCTTCTTGGGCCGAGCTCCGCCCCCGCGCCCTGCAGCGGAGCAGCAGCCCCCGAAGGTGTACGTGACCAGGGTGCGGCCAGGACAGCGGGCATCCCCCCGGGCCCCAGCGCCGCGCGCGCCCTGGCCGCCCTTTCCCGGCGTCTTCCTGCACCCCAGGCCTCTGCCCAGAGTGCAGCTGCGGGCGCCCCCACGCCCACCCCGGCCCCACGGCCGCAGGACCGGCGGCCCCCAGGCCACACAGCCGAGGCCCCCAGCCAGGGCGCAGGCCACCCAAGGGGGCCAGGAGGGCCAGGCGCGCACGCTGGGACCTGCGGTGCCCACAGTGGACTCAAACTTGTCTTCCGAAGCGCGGCCCGTGACCTCCTTCCTGAGCTTGTCCCAGGTGTCCGGGCCACAGCTGCCCGGGGAGGgcgaagaggaggaggaaggggaggacgATGGGGCC CCGGGCGACGAGGCTGCGTCGGAGGACAGCGAGGAGGCCGCGGGCCCGGCGCTCGGACGCTGGCGTGAGGACGCCATCGACTGGCAGCGCACGTTCAGCGTGGGCGCCGTGGACTTCGAGCTGCTGCGCTCGGACTGGAACGACCTGCGGTGCAACGTTTCGGGTAACCTTCAGCTaccggaggcggaggctgtggacGTGGCGGCTCAGTACATGGAGCGGCTCAACGCGCGCCACGGCGG GCGCTTCGCGCTTCTACGCATTGTGAACGTGGAGAAGCGCCGGGACTCGGCGCGAGGGAGTCGCTTcctgctggagctggagctgcaggagcgtGGGGGAGGCCGCCTGCGACTCTCCGAGTACGTCTTCCTGCGGCTGCCAGGAGCCCACGTGGGGGATGCAGACAGAGGAAGTCCCGAGCCCGCTCCCGCGGCCTCTGTGCGCCCAGATGGCCGCCCCGAGCTCTGccggccactgcgcctggcctggcgCCAGGACGTGATGGTTCACTTCATCGTGCCAG TGAAAAACCAGGCGCGGTGGGTGGCGCAGTTCCTGGCGGACATGGCTGCGCTGCACGCGCGCACCGGGGACTCGCGCTTCAGCGTCGTCCTGGTGGATTTCGAGAGCGAGGATATGGACGTGGAGCGGGCCCTGCGCACTGCGCGCCTGCCCCG GTACCAGTACCTGAGACGAACCGGGAACTTCGAGCGCTCCGCCGGGCTGCAGGCGGGAGTGGACGCGGTGGAG GACGCCAGCAGCATCGTGTTCCTCTGCGACCTGCACATCCACTTCCCACCCAACATCCTGGACGGCATCCGCAAGCACTGCGTGGAGGGCAGGCTGGCCTTCGCGCCGGTGGTCATGCGTCTGAGCTGCGGGAGCTCGCCCCGGGACCCCCACG GTTACTGGGAGGTGAACGGCTTTGGCCTTTTTGGGATCTACAAGTCGGACTTTGACCGGGTCGGAGGCATGAATACAGAAGAGTTCCGAGACCAGTGGGGGGGTGAAGACTGGGAGCTCCTGGACAG GGTCCTGCAGGCAGGGCTGGAGGTGGAGCGACTCCGGCTGCGGAACTTCTACCACCACTACCACTCCAAGAGGGGCATGTGGAGCGTCCGCAGCAGGAAGGGCTCTCACACGGGGGCGTCCTGA